The following coding sequences are from one uncultured Tateyamaria sp. window:
- a CDS encoding serine/threonine-protein kinase, with amino-acid sequence MELNKMLKPHKRAEVEWHEIREIGQEGKNSTTYVVEDVQLGAEIVMKRIAKAKLDSAAEYFDEAKALYATAHQNVVPVLYSCEDDEYVYIALPFYEGGSLGSLMASRNLTVREIVRISCQLLSGLHNIHSKGLIHFDIKPDNILLSERGEALISDFGLAKQMYAGEAWQDQFYMPIAPPERVVGPPFNLQHDIYQFGLTLYRMCCGEASVREQFDAFGGDRKAFVGALEKGTYPSRSLFPEHIPNRLKSVVIQCLKPDPNDRFLSALAVANELAKVDSCFDWMYEAVGDEKHWKRHDNGTVKSFTVRGDGSTEFLTTKNGRSRRKTAHCKATMTPTKIRGVLKSEG; translated from the coding sequence TTGGAGCTGAACAAAATGCTTAAGCCACACAAAAGAGCTGAGGTTGAGTGGCACGAAATCCGCGAGATTGGGCAAGAGGGTAAGAATTCAACCACGTATGTTGTTGAAGATGTCCAGCTAGGCGCTGAAATCGTTATGAAGAGGATCGCAAAAGCAAAGCTGGATTCTGCCGCTGAATATTTTGATGAAGCTAAGGCTTTGTATGCGACTGCACATCAAAACGTCGTTCCAGTTCTCTACTCCTGCGAAGATGACGAATACGTCTACATCGCGCTACCATTCTATGAAGGCGGTTCGTTGGGATCGCTGATGGCGTCTCGCAATCTTACGGTTCGAGAGATTGTTAGAATATCGTGCCAGCTTTTGTCTGGTCTACACAACATCCACTCGAAAGGCTTGATCCACTTCGACATCAAACCTGACAACATTCTGCTGTCAGAACGCGGCGAAGCTTTGATTTCGGATTTTGGTCTTGCTAAGCAGATGTATGCCGGAGAGGCTTGGCAGGACCAGTTCTATATGCCCATAGCCCCGCCAGAAAGAGTGGTTGGACCACCTTTCAACTTGCAGCATGACATATATCAGTTCGGCCTAACGCTTTATAGGATGTGCTGTGGTGAAGCTTCCGTCAGAGAGCAGTTCGATGCGTTTGGAGGCGACCGAAAGGCTTTTGTAGGAGCACTTGAAAAGGGGACCTATCCAAGCCGATCACTGTTCCCAGAACATATACCTAACCGGCTGAAAAGTGTTGTTATTCAGTGCTTAAAGCCAGATCCAAACGACAGATTCCTTTCTGCCTTGGCAGTCGCAAACGAACTTGCGAAGGTCGATAGTTGCTTTGACTGGATGTATGAGGCCGTTGGAGACGAAAAGCATTGGAAACGGCACGACAATGGAACAGTGAAGAGTTTTACCGTAAGAGGGGATGGTTCAACTGAGTTTTTAACGACAAAGAATGGGAGATCGCGCCGCAAAACTGCTCACTGTAAAGCGACAATGACCCCAACAAAAATACGTGGCGTTCTAAAGAGCGAGGGGTAG
- a CDS encoding anti-phage dCTP deaminase: MSNRVELVFGLVGPIGCPIHQARDILASTIKKLDYTPVTVSLSAEMDRLLQAKGSVVKGGSESVLEEKILKGNKLREAFNNNGVLAAEAIRQIVDFRKDFARNQGETDEEKIDERALIPLDEHAFIIDQLKRPEEVELLIKVFGKRFVQVSVVSSLEQRRQSLVARLRSEQHGWDNARCETHADKLIATDQNERSDKRGQRISKIFHLGDVFFDGASEDSLERSSQRFLKAFFGRNNVAPTRDEFGSYMAKAASLRSVDLSRQVGAAIMTPEGDLIAVGCNEVPKYGGGNYWDEDTNKKRDIDLGGEANKNEINRIIFDFLGVLQKQGLIVDGHDVDSILQNDGHRKAIKGSLVSGVTEYGRMVHAEMNALSDAARLGRSLKGASIFVTTYPCHNCAKHLIGAGIERIVFVEPYPKSKTESLFQDIVGPDAAESAKVSIEHFFGISPRRYRDIFEKGSRQTTEGEVVDWYNGERAPRLGSIEVGAPARVIYAVLENLYGSDIKSSA, translated from the coding sequence ATGAGTAACCGCGTCGAACTGGTGTTTGGGTTGGTTGGTCCAATTGGATGTCCAATCCATCAAGCACGTGACATTCTGGCTTCGACGATCAAGAAATTGGACTACACTCCAGTGACAGTGTCGCTCAGCGCAGAGATGGACAGGCTCTTGCAGGCGAAAGGAAGCGTAGTCAAGGGGGGCTCCGAGTCCGTACTTGAGGAAAAGATTCTCAAAGGAAACAAGCTTCGAGAAGCGTTCAATAACAACGGAGTGCTTGCCGCTGAAGCTATCAGACAGATCGTTGATTTTCGAAAAGACTTTGCAAGAAATCAAGGAGAAACGGATGAGGAGAAAATAGACGAGCGAGCGCTCATCCCACTCGACGAACATGCATTCATCATTGACCAACTAAAGCGACCTGAAGAAGTCGAACTGCTCATCAAGGTTTTTGGAAAGCGCTTTGTTCAAGTTTCTGTCGTTTCTTCGCTAGAGCAACGCAGACAGTCTTTGGTAGCTCGGCTGCGTAGTGAGCAGCATGGTTGGGACAACGCCCGCTGCGAAACCCATGCAGACAAGCTGATTGCAACTGATCAAAACGAACGAAGCGACAAACGTGGGCAGCGCATCTCTAAGATTTTTCATCTAGGTGACGTTTTTTTTGATGGCGCGTCCGAGGATTCTCTCGAAAGGTCCAGCCAGCGTTTTTTGAAAGCCTTCTTTGGGCGCAACAATGTCGCACCAACCCGTGATGAATTTGGTAGCTACATGGCAAAAGCTGCGTCGTTGAGGTCGGTCGATCTTTCAAGACAAGTCGGTGCCGCAATCATGACGCCCGAGGGCGATTTGATCGCTGTCGGTTGCAACGAAGTCCCAAAATACGGAGGGGGAAACTACTGGGACGAAGATACGAATAAGAAGCGTGACATTGATCTCGGTGGTGAGGCAAATAAGAATGAAATCAATAGGATAATCTTTGATTTCCTAGGTGTTTTGCAAAAGCAAGGGCTTATTGTTGATGGCCATGATGTCGATAGTATCTTGCAGAATGATGGCCACCGAAAAGCAATAAAGGGCTCCTTAGTATCTGGTGTGACTGAATATGGTAGAATGGTTCACGCCGAGATGAATGCTCTGTCTGATGCAGCGCGCCTGGGCCGTTCGCTTAAAGGTGCATCAATTTTTGTGACTACTTACCCATGTCACAACTGTGCGAAACACCTGATTGGGGCTGGCATCGAGCGGATCGTCTTTGTTGAACCCTATCCCAAAAGCAAAACTGAAAGTCTATTCCAAGACATCGTAGGCCCCGACGCAGCCGAAAGTGCAAAGGTCAGTATCGAACACTTTTTTGGTATATCGCCAAGACGTTACCGCGATATTTTTGAAAAGGGCTCTAGGCAAACGACAGAAGGTGAAGTTGTCGATTGGTATAACGGTGAACGAGCGCCAAGACTGGGTAGTATTGAGGTTGGGGCACCGGCTCGTGTCATCTATGCAGTGCTCGAAAATCTCTACGGTTCAGATATAAAAAGTTCCGCATAG
- a CDS encoding type II toxin-antitoxin system RelE/ParE family toxin: protein MKRTRAMLSALDAAVVVEDLRFPPGNHLEELKGDRAGQHSVRINGQWRICFVWTPNGPADVEIVDYH, encoded by the coding sequence GTGAAGCGCACGCGTGCGATGCTTTCGGCGCTGGATGCTGCGGTGGTTGTTGAGGATTTGCGGTTCCCGCCCGGCAACCACCTGGAAGAACTGAAAGGGGATCGTGCCGGGCAACACTCCGTGAGGATCAACGGGCAATGGCGCATCTGCTTTGTCTGGACGCCGAACGGCCCCGCCGATGTCGAGATTGTGGACTACCATTGA
- a CDS encoding HigA family addiction module antitoxin — MSLLEDPMHPGEVLKELYLDPLEMGAIAFARRLGVPRTRIERLIKGTTGITPDTALRLARVFNTTPAYWVNLQTNYDMALAAKEIDVSGIEPLVAA, encoded by the coding sequence ATGAGCTTACTTGAAGACCCTATGCACCCCGGTGAGGTCCTGAAGGAGCTTTACCTCGATCCCCTGGAGATGGGGGCCATCGCGTTTGCGCGGCGTCTGGGCGTACCTCGAACGCGGATCGAGCGGTTGATCAAGGGGACGACCGGGATCACGCCTGACACGGCGCTGCGCCTAGCCCGTGTGTTCAACACGACCCCGGCTTACTGGGTGAACTTGCAGACGAATTATGACATGGCTTTAGCGGCCAAGGAAATTGACGTGTCTGGCATCGAACCGCTCGTTGCCGCCTAG